A single region of the Prochlorococcus marinus str. MIT 0917 genome encodes:
- a CDS encoding TIGR02450 family Trp-rich protein produces the protein MRWPPNAAWTSAVKREGYRHFEVKSYGGKKDERWVELFPVNNNEILIKVPWSELKTYSKWTSGWLQLPKDEDCDGN, from the coding sequence ATGAGATGGCCACCGAATGCAGCTTGGACCTCAGCCGTAAAAAGAGAAGGTTATCGACATTTTGAAGTTAAAAGCTATGGAGGCAAAAAAGATGAACGGTGGGTAGAACTATTTCCAGTTAACAACAACGAAATTCTTATAAAAGTTCCATGGTCGGAATTAAAAACATACTCAAAGTGGACGAGTGGATGGCTTCAGTTGCCAAAAGATGAAGACTGCGATGGCAACTAA
- a CDS encoding DUP family protein, producing MATIKKDSEPLDNLSSQEIEDIVRSNEILDQENERLIKEEEIEAQRFSKTKSTKRLLRRLRRSPLEVINRSLFFVFIGSFIFSFVSVYSINKLWFIFYVISAFSCVLYTPNRQALKELIAAWPNIEDLLKKRSLWK from the coding sequence ATGGCAACAATAAAAAAAGACTCAGAGCCTCTAGACAACTTATCCAGTCAAGAGATAGAGGATATTGTTAGATCAAACGAAATTTTGGATCAAGAAAATGAAAGACTAATCAAAGAAGAAGAAATAGAGGCACAAAGATTTTCAAAGACAAAATCTACAAAAAGATTGCTTAGACGATTAAGAAGATCTCCACTTGAAGTGATAAATCGATCACTATTTTTTGTATTCATTGGTAGTTTTATCTTCTCCTTTGTCTCTGTTTACTCAATCAATAAATTGTGGTTTATCTTTTATGTCATCAGTGCCTTCTCATGTGTGTTATACACTCCAAATAGACAAGCCCTCAAGGAACTAATTGCAGCATGGCCTAATATCGAAGATCTTTTAAAAAAAAGAAGTCTATGGAAATAA
- a CDS encoding DUF1330 domain-containing protein — MDKKGAKGYWISTAKVINQELFNEYVEKVGPWLKENGGEVFAKDTDPVGKEKTEDSNLAVICEFPSMRIAVEAYESSEYQELSKLRTAATVNSTFTIMEGMDEATKLRRAMGM, encoded by the coding sequence ATGGATAAGAAAGGAGCTAAAGGGTACTGGATCTCAACTGCAAAGGTTATTAATCAAGAATTATTTAATGAATATGTCGAAAAAGTTGGGCCATGGCTTAAAGAAAATGGTGGGGAGGTATTCGCGAAAGATACAGACCCAGTAGGAAAAGAAAAAACTGAAGATTCAAACCTAGCCGTCATTTGTGAATTCCCATCAATGCGAATAGCAGTAGAAGCTTATGAATCCAGTGAATATCAAGAGCTATCAAAGCTACGTACAGCCGCGACAGTTAATTCTACTTTCACCATCATGGAGGGAATGGACGAGGCTACAAAACTAAGAAGAGCAATGGGAATGTAG